A part of Escherichia marmotae genomic DNA contains:
- the hutU gene encoding urocanate hydratase has translation MSKPSDPRIDTSRVIHAPQGTQLHCKNWQIEAAYRMLQNNLDPDVAENPQHLVVYGGIGRAARNWECFDQILESLKNLEPDESLLVQSGKPVGVFKTHTDAPRVLIANSNLVPQWANWDHFNELDRKGLFMYGQMTAGSWIYIGSQGIVQGTFETFVEAGRQHYNNSLSGKWILTAGLGGMGGAQPLAVTLAGACSLNIECQQSSIDFRLRTRYVDKQAKDLDDALALIKYHTERKDAVSIALLGNAAEIVPELVKRARQGAIKPDLVTDQTSAHDLINGYLPIGWSVEQWRAAQQDPQQHARLQKDAAQSCVAHVQGMLDFQAMGIPVVDYGNNIRQVAFNEGLQNAFDFPGFVPAYIRPMFCEGKGPFRWVALSGDPEDIYKTDAKIKELFPNNVLTHRWLDMARERIAFQGLPSRICWLGLGERHLAGLAFNEMVRNGELKAPIVIGRDHLDTGSVASPNRETESMLDGSDAVSDWPLLNGLLNTAGGATWVSLHHGGGVGMGYSQHAGMVIVADGSEEAEKRLARVLVNDCASGVMRHADAGYEAAIECAKNYGLKLPMIR, from the coding sequence ATGAGTAAGCCTTCAGATCCTCGTATTGATACCAGCCGCGTCATCCATGCGCCACAAGGTACTCAACTGCATTGCAAAAACTGGCAGATCGAAGCTGCCTATCGGATGTTGCAGAACAACCTTGATCCAGACGTGGCTGAAAATCCGCAACATCTGGTGGTGTACGGCGGTATTGGCCGCGCGGCACGTAACTGGGAGTGTTTCGACCAGATTCTGGAATCCCTGAAAAATCTGGAACCCGATGAGTCGCTGCTGGTTCAGTCCGGTAAACCCGTTGGTGTATTTAAAACCCATACTGACGCGCCACGTGTGTTGATCGCCAACTCTAACCTGGTGCCGCAATGGGCCAACTGGGATCACTTCAACGAACTCGATCGCAAAGGTCTGTTCATGTATGGACAGATGACCGCCGGTTCGTGGATCTACATTGGTAGCCAGGGCATTGTGCAGGGAACGTTTGAAACCTTTGTTGAGGCGGGGCGTCAGCACTACAACAATTCGCTAAGCGGAAAGTGGATCCTGACTGCGGGTCTGGGTGGCATGGGTGGAGCACAACCGCTGGCGGTGACTCTGGCAGGGGCATGTTCATTAAATATTGAGTGTCAGCAAAGTAGCATCGACTTCCGTCTGCGTACCCGTTATGTCGATAAACAGGCGAAAGATCTCGATGATGCACTGGCGCTGATTAAATACCACACCGAGCGCAAAGACGCCGTTTCTATCGCGCTACTGGGCAATGCGGCAGAAATTGTTCCTGAACTGGTGAAACGTGCACGTCAGGGGGCGATCAAACCGGATCTGGTCACTGACCAGACGTCTGCCCACGATCTGATTAACGGCTATTTGCCGATAGGGTGGAGCGTAGAACAATGGCGTGCGGCACAACAAGATCCGCAACAACACGCCAGGCTGCAAAAAGACGCCGCACAAAGTTGTGTGGCGCATGTTCAGGGGATGCTGGACTTCCAGGCGATGGGTATTCCGGTTGTCGACTATGGCAACAATATCCGTCAGGTAGCCTTCAATGAAGGTCTGCAAAATGCCTTTGATTTCCCGGGCTTTGTCCCTGCTTATATTCGCCCAATGTTCTGTGAAGGCAAAGGCCCGTTCCGTTGGGTAGCGCTGTCTGGTGACCCGGAAGATATCTATAAGACTGATGCCAAAATTAAAGAGCTGTTCCCCAATAACGTGCTGACGCACCGCTGGCTGGATATGGCGCGCGAGCGTATTGCTTTCCAGGGCTTGCCTTCACGAATTTGCTGGCTGGGGCTTGGCGAGCGTCACCTGGCGGGGCTGGCATTCAATGAAATGGTACGCAACGGTGAATTAAAAGCGCCGATTGTGATTGGTCGCGATCATCTTGATACCGGCTCTGTCGCCAGCCCGAACCGCGAAACCGAAAGTATGCTCGATGGCAGTGACGCGGTATCTGACTGGCCGTTGCTCAATGGTCTGCTCAACACGGCGGGCGGGGCAACGTGGGTGTCTCTGCATCATGGCGGCGGCGTTGGGATGGGATATTCCCAGCACGCCGGGATGGTCATTGTTGCTGATGGTAGCGAAGAAGCTGAAAAACGCCTGGCGCGTGTGCTGGTTAATGACTGTGCGTC